One region of Deltaproteobacteria bacterium genomic DNA includes:
- a CDS encoding type II secretion system F family protein, producing MNSYSYKALDAKGALIRGVLEADNTSSVHENLTTRGLYVLYVKESSVILKKITDRFITWRIRRKDIIEFSSNLSIMIRAGVPILTAIDDIIDTIDNEHLKATISDIKKNIEMGARLSDALELHKAVFPDILIRLVRVGEETGRLEESLSEVAEHLQKLQDLASTVKRALIYPLFSLITTGAAVIFWLAYVLPKIMQVIRDLGVKMPLLTKILYELSKFTEQYWYIFPIIPVLIFFVLQAMKLRPVTRYYLDYIKIKTPIIRLLTYNKLLALFSEQLRLLITAGITIDRSLEIAAEVMGNEVFKKAILDSKMNIVAGNRISDSLSAHSIFPPLFIRMVAIGESSGNLDKQFGFLATHYYKLVDDFSDKVGKMIEPILIITLGCLMGLMVAGVLLPMYDVFTKLAG from the coding sequence ATGAACAGCTATTCCTATAAGGCATTGGACGCCAAAGGCGCTCTCATTAGGGGCGTCCTCGAAGCGGATAATACCTCTTCAGTACACGAAAATCTCACAACCCGAGGCTTATATGTTCTTTACGTTAAAGAATCAAGCGTAATACTTAAAAAAATAACTGACAGATTCATCACATGGAGAATCCGGAGAAAGGATATTATTGAATTTTCATCGAACCTTTCAATCATGATTCGTGCCGGCGTTCCGATCCTTACCGCAATTGATGACATTATCGACACAATAGATAATGAACACTTAAAGGCCACCATCAGTGATATCAAAAAAAACATAGAAATGGGCGCCAGACTTTCCGATGCCCTGGAACTTCATAAAGCGGTATTTCCTGACATTTTAATCAGGCTGGTGAGAGTCGGAGAGGAAACAGGACGTTTAGAAGAAAGCCTCTCGGAAGTCGCTGAGCATCTTCAGAAGTTACAAGATCTTGCCTCCACAGTAAAGCGGGCCCTCATCTACCCTTTATTCTCATTAATTACGACAGGTGCTGCCGTCATTTTCTGGCTTGCATATGTCTTGCCAAAAATCATGCAGGTTATTCGTGACTTAGGTGTCAAAATGCCTCTGCTAACAAAAATACTCTACGAGTTGAGCAAATTTACCGAACAGTATTGGTACATCTTCCCAATCATTCCCGTATTGATTTTTTTCGTCCTGCAGGCCATGAAATTGAGGCCTGTAACACGATACTACCTGGACTACATAAAAATAAAAACCCCCATTATCAGACTCCTCACCTATAATAAACTGCTTGCTCTTTTCTCAGAACAATTAAGATTACTGATTACAGCGGGAATTACAATTGATCGATCTTTAGAGATTGCCGCTGAGGTCATGGGAAACGAAGTCTTCAAAAAAGCAATACTTGACTCAAAGATGAACATTGTGGCGGGAAATAGAATTTCGGATTCGTTGAGCGCCCACAGCATATTCCCACCATTGTTCATCAGGATGGTAGCTATCGGTGAGTCAAGTGGTAACCTCGACAAGCAGTTTGGTTTTCTCGCTACACACTACTACAAACTGGTGGATGACTTCTCCGATAAAGTGGGCAAGATGATTGAACCCATTCTCATAATAACCCTGGGATGTCTCATGGGGCTTATGGTTGCAGGCGTTCTGCTACCCATGTATGATGTTTTTACCAAACTCGCCGGATAG
- the mshL gene encoding pilus (MSHA type) biogenesis protein MshL: MISCSALEIKREIQIPKEAKESTGAQPSPATPVKTPDFVPVHDDISPLKTRIVDLSARNTPLRDALFIIAEATGLNLVMDTDVNAETPITLNLKNVTAEDALNRVCASADYFYTVKDNMLFIKATSTKTFELGFPAIVQTYHTDLGGDMLGGVTSGTGGGTTVKGNISQKSETDKSAYNFWDVIEKSLDKITGASTGAQNITVNRLTGTIIVTSTKKNLEKIENYLNTIKKVINRQVLVEAKIIEVSLSDGLQFGINWNYVLNTREGQSATFATRQFADGVSAAAPNFSIATVASDFTSLLRAIQTQGETRILSNPRVSIMNGQTSILSVGQDKNYISKIESTTTTGSPPVITFTVNTSSLLSGIMIGIVPFISESGEITLSITPITSDLVKLDERKLGTPDSSGNYPFLIQLPTVNLRQLSTTVKVRNGQMVIIGGLISNREEIADSQIPGLGDIPLLGYLFKSRTKSVTKTELVVLIQPMIVSK, encoded by the coding sequence ATGATATCTTGTTCTGCACTCGAAATTAAAAGAGAAATCCAGATTCCAAAGGAAGCTAAAGAATCGACAGGTGCACAACCTTCCCCTGCCACACCGGTAAAAACACCCGATTTTGTTCCTGTCCATGACGACATATCACCGCTCAAGACGAGAATAGTTGATCTGTCCGCACGAAACACGCCCTTGCGGGATGCGCTCTTCATTATCGCAGAGGCAACCGGACTTAATTTAGTAATGGATACCGATGTAAATGCTGAAACTCCGATTACACTCAATTTGAAAAATGTAACCGCAGAGGATGCTTTAAACAGGGTCTGTGCTTCCGCTGACTATTTTTACACGGTAAAAGATAACATGCTCTTCATTAAAGCAACATCCACAAAAACCTTCGAACTGGGGTTCCCTGCAATTGTGCAAACCTATCACACAGACTTAGGCGGCGACATGCTTGGCGGCGTAACTTCGGGAACCGGCGGGGGCACCACCGTCAAGGGAAATATTTCTCAAAAATCTGAAACCGATAAATCTGCGTACAACTTCTGGGATGTCATTGAAAAGTCCCTCGATAAAATCACAGGCGCCTCAACTGGAGCACAAAACATTACGGTTAACCGTCTAACCGGAACCATCATTGTCACGTCAACGAAAAAAAACCTTGAAAAAATTGAGAACTACCTCAATACAATCAAAAAGGTTATCAACAGGCAGGTTCTGGTAGAGGCGAAGATCATCGAGGTCAGCCTGTCCGACGGCCTCCAATTCGGCATTAACTGGAATTATGTTTTAAATACACGAGAGGGCCAAAGCGCAACCTTTGCAACGAGACAATTTGCCGATGGAGTTTCTGCAGCAGCCCCCAACTTCAGCATAGCGACAGTGGCATCTGATTTCACTTCTCTTCTTCGCGCCATCCAAACTCAGGGGGAAACAAGAATCCTGTCAAATCCCCGTGTAAGTATCATGAATGGACAGACATCAATTTTAAGTGTGGGGCAGGATAAAAATTATATTTCAAAGATCGAATCAACTACCACAACGGGCAGTCCCCCTGTCATTACCTTTACGGTTAACACAAGCAGCCTGCTTTCCGGCATCATGATCGGGATTGTTCCGTTTATCAGTGAGAGCGGCGAGATAACCCTGAGTATTACTCCTATTACCTCAGACCTCGTAAAACTAGATGAACGGAAACTCGGCACACCGGATAGCTCGGGAAACTATCCGTTCCTCATTCAACTTCCCACCGTTAATCTCAGACAACTGAGCACGACTGTAAAGGTCAGAAATGGACAGATGGTCATAATCGGGGGGCTTATCTCTAACAGGGAAGAGATCGCGGATAGCCAAATCCCAGGGCTGGGAGACATCCCTCTATTGGGTTACCTATTTAAAAGCAGGACAAAATCGGTAACAAAAACCGAACTTGTCGTGTTAATTCAGCCCATGATTGTATCTAAATAA
- a CDS encoding GspE/PulE family protein, with protein sequence MAAVKIGEILQSKNLINENQLQIALIQQKITGELLGDAIVKLGFVSSKELGQALAEQAGVEYIDLSQYPISEDALILFPKEVAETTGFIPIEITEGRLSIGVTNPSNIVAVDKVASITKNQPKVYMVDPDNFRESLEKGYFFLENPIQQNRERILKEIKESRTASGAAVTSLTDLIFMDGIRRNATDIHITPASDIIHIFYRIDGVLQYGHALPRIVHTGSVSRIKILSKLDIAETRLPQDGSFTFDFLHKGYDIRVSTIPTIYGENVVMRILAGTGPLLRIDKLGFDEHIVKIIRSLFQKPYGVILIAGPTGSGKTTTLYAALREINLLERNVITVEDPVEYKLSLTRQTQVNVKAGYDFAFAARNFMRQDPDVMLIGEIRDEETAKIAVRTSITGHLVLSTIHSNDAVTSIPRLLDLQVDKFLVSSSLLAIIAQRLARKICQYCKTEHALRDEDHELLKEYNIQIDKSYRGVGCSKCSGSGYAGRLVIGEILTIDNELRELIYSDIPITAIQSAAIRKGMVPLKEDGLRKVAQGIISFEELLRVTG encoded by the coding sequence ATGGCAGCAGTAAAGATTGGAGAAATCCTTCAGTCAAAAAACCTGATTAATGAAAACCAGCTTCAGATTGCCCTTATCCAGCAAAAAATTACCGGCGAGCTTCTCGGTGATGCCATCGTAAAGTTAGGCTTTGTATCATCGAAAGAACTTGGTCAGGCTTTAGCCGAACAGGCGGGCGTTGAATACATCGACCTGAGTCAGTACCCTATTTCGGAAGACGCCCTGATACTTTTTCCAAAAGAAGTCGCGGAAACAACCGGTTTCATTCCCATCGAAATCACAGAAGGAAGGTTGAGCATTGGTGTAACCAATCCGAGTAATATTGTGGCCGTTGACAAAGTTGCGTCAATTACTAAAAATCAACCGAAAGTATATATGGTTGACCCTGACAATTTCCGTGAGTCTCTGGAGAAAGGCTACTTTTTTCTCGAGAATCCGATCCAGCAGAACAGAGAAAGAATCCTCAAAGAAATAAAAGAATCAAGAACTGCGAGTGGGGCAGCCGTGACATCCTTAACTGACCTCATTTTCATGGACGGGATTCGAAGAAATGCGACAGATATACATATTACACCGGCATCAGATATTATTCACATATTTTACAGAATAGATGGGGTATTACAATACGGGCATGCCCTTCCGCGCATCGTTCATACGGGCAGCGTATCGAGGATAAAAATTCTATCCAAGCTCGATATTGCAGAAACACGACTTCCTCAGGACGGCTCTTTCACATTTGATTTCCTTCATAAAGGATACGATATCCGGGTATCTACTATACCCACCATCTACGGCGAAAATGTAGTAATGAGGATTCTTGCTGGCACAGGGCCCCTTCTCAGGATTGACAAACTCGGATTTGACGAGCACATTGTGAAAATAATAAGGTCGCTTTTTCAAAAACCCTATGGAGTTATTCTCATTGCCGGTCCAACAGGTTCCGGTAAGACAACCACACTGTATGCCGCCCTCAGAGAAATTAACCTCCTGGAGAGAAATGTTATTACCGTCGAGGATCCCGTTGAATACAAGTTAAGTCTTACGAGACAGACCCAGGTAAACGTGAAGGCCGGATATGATTTTGCCTTCGCCGCAAGAAATTTCATGAGACAGGATCCTGATGTCATGCTTATCGGAGAAATCAGGGATGAAGAAACAGCAAAGATAGCAGTTCGTACATCAATCACGGGCCATCTTGTCCTTTCCACCATTCACTCAAATGATGCGGTAACATCCATACCACGGCTGCTGGATCTGCAGGTGGATAAATTCCTCGTATCATCATCACTTCTTGCCATCATCGCACAGAGACTGGCAAGGAAGATATGTCAGTACTGCAAAACAGAGCACGCCCTAAGAGACGAAGATCATGAACTTTTAAAAGAATACAACATACAGATCGACAAGTCATACAGGGGTGTTGGATGCAGTAAGTGTAGCGGTTCCGGCTATGCAGGAAGGTTGGTTATAGGAGAAATTCTGACCATCGACAATGAGTTACGGGAATTGATCTATTCTGATATTCCTATCACTGCCATACAGTCAGCAGCCATACGGAAGGGCATGGTCCCACTTAAAGAAGACGGGCTGAGAAAGGTTGCTCAGGGAATAATATCTTTCGAGGAATTACTCAGGGTGACGGGATGA
- a CDS encoding HDOD domain-containing protein, protein MIKKPEDLLKGLVQVSSLPVIYMKINEAVNNPRSSMKDISDILSDDPGLTSRLLQLVNSAFYGFPSKIETVSRALFIVGTQQIRDLALATSIMSLFKGIPEELVSMESFWRHSVACGLAAKILATYRRCEMNVERFFAAGIIHDIGRLIIYKKIPETAREMILRCKANRELLYLVEKEVIGFNHSDLGSILVRFWNLPPSLEEVVAYHHSPREARRYPIETSVVHVADIIAHAMQMGNSGEQYIPSLDEKALELIGIPSSVLSPTLDQLEREVKDVVQSLFGKPEHVEDYKKKNVSV, encoded by the coding sequence ATGATTAAGAAGCCGGAGGATCTTTTAAAAGGATTAGTACAAGTATCATCTTTGCCGGTCATATATATGAAAATCAATGAGGCGGTAAATAATCCCCGATCTTCCATGAAAGATATCAGCGACATACTAAGTGATGATCCCGGTCTTACCTCCCGATTGCTCCAGCTTGTTAACAGTGCGTTCTATGGTTTCCCATCGAAAATCGAAACAGTCAGTCGTGCCCTTTTTATCGTAGGTACACAACAGATACGCGATCTCGCTTTGGCAACTTCTATAATGAGTTTGTTTAAAGGAATACCGGAGGAGCTTGTCAGCATGGAATCGTTCTGGAGACATAGTGTAGCATGTGGTCTCGCTGCAAAAATACTTGCAACCTACCGACGGTGTGAAATGAATGTGGAACGTTTTTTTGCAGCGGGTATCATTCATGATATAGGCAGGCTCATTATCTACAAGAAAATACCGGAAACAGCGCGGGAAATGATTCTCCGCTGCAAGGCCAATAGAGAATTGCTTTATTTAGTTGAAAAAGAAGTTATCGGTTTTAACCATTCGGATTTGGGGAGTATATTAGTGCGGTTCTGGAATCTACCACCTTCTCTGGAAGAGGTAGTGGCATATCATCATTCGCCACGGGAAGCGAGACGATATCCTATCGAAACGTCCGTAGTTCACGTAGCTGACATTATTGCCCACGCAATGCAGATGGGCAATAGCGGGGAACAATATATTCCATCTTTAGATGAGAAAGCTTTGGAACTCATCGGAATTCCTTCAAGCGTGCTCTCTCCCACGTTGGATCAGTTGGAGCGAGAAGTTAAAGATGTTGTGCAATCCTTATTCGGAAAGCCTGAACATGTTGAAGACTACAAAAAAAAGAACGTATCTGTTTGA
- a CDS encoding AAA family ATPase: protein MDYLEFFNLNEDPFGLTPDSHYFYPSKMHNDVLASLDYAVEQKEGFSLIIGEPGTGKTTILKIFIDRWKEKAEIALIMTPRLSPEELLQAILDDLNIYLETTNKNEMIKVFRDFLINQSLAGKRVIIIVDEAQNLSDGSLEELRLLSNLETEKEKLLQIILVGQPELQRRLHSEGLRQLDQRISIRATLRPLTALETYDYITFRLIKAGKGSAIFDEKAKKLTHKLSGGVPRLINLTASRAMMIAYIGTSHHIHKRHVLDTVKHTLDTQLKMSSRHRMFQYAVAVIILLICAGLVLLFGYNTFQRNGNSIQTPIQSSIKPDSTVARQKMATVTVRAARLREGPSLQAGIASIVAKGDRFEVIEEWTESGGNKWYKLRVPDSGEYWIASYIVSVSSLR, encoded by the coding sequence ATGGATTACTTAGAGTTCTTTAATCTCAACGAAGATCCGTTCGGACTTACGCCGGATTCACACTACTTCTACCCCTCAAAAATGCATAATGATGTTCTGGCATCCCTGGATTATGCCGTGGAGCAGAAGGAGGGTTTTTCTCTTATCATCGGTGAACCGGGAACGGGAAAGACGACGATCCTCAAGATATTTATTGATCGGTGGAAGGAAAAGGCGGAAATTGCCCTGATTATGACACCGAGGCTTTCCCCGGAGGAACTGTTGCAGGCTATCCTGGATGATTTAAATATTTATCTTGAAACAACAAACAAGAACGAAATGATAAAAGTTTTTAGAGACTTCCTCATAAATCAATCCCTTGCAGGTAAAAGAGTAATCATAATTGTGGATGAAGCCCAGAATCTATCCGACGGTTCTCTGGAAGAGTTGAGACTGCTGTCAAATTTAGAGACTGAAAAGGAAAAACTCCTGCAAATTATTCTTGTCGGGCAACCCGAGCTTCAAAGAAGATTACATTCCGAAGGGTTACGGCAGTTGGACCAGAGGATTTCGATCAGGGCAACATTGAGGCCTCTCACAGCGTTGGAAACGTACGATTATATCACCTTCAGGTTGATTAAGGCAGGTAAAGGTTCCGCCATATTCGACGAAAAAGCAAAAAAGTTAACACATAAGCTCTCCGGTGGCGTTCCTCGATTAATCAATCTCACCGCCTCAAGGGCCATGATGATAGCCTATATCGGTACAAGCCACCATATTCATAAGAGACACGTGCTGGATACGGTTAAACATACTCTGGATACCCAACTGAAAATGTCCTCCCGGCATAGGATGTTTCAATACGCAGTTGCCGTTATTATTCTACTGATCTGCGCCGGTTTGGTTTTACTCTTCGGCTATAATACATTTCAACGCAACGGTAATTCGATTCAAACCCCGATACAATCATCTATCAAACCAGACAGCACCGTCGCTCGTCAAAAAATGGCAACCGTAACTGTGCGGGCCGCCCGATTGCGGGAAGGGCCGTCTCTTCAGGCAGGTATAGCGAGTATCGTCGCCAAGGGTGATCGTTTTGAGGTTATCGAGGAATGGACCGAATCGGGCGGAAACAAGTGGTACAAATTACGGGTGCCTGATAGTGGCGAGTACTGGATTGCATCGTACATAGTCAGCGTCAGTTCCCTTCGATGA
- a CDS encoding response regulator, with protein sequence MVSILLVEDDTALRKQICFSLESAFSIVEAGNQKEAIDALKNNKIDVVILDLGLPPHEGTPDEGLKVLNHILSKYTCKVIILTGQRTEGIALEAIKSGAFDYLLKPANMEKIHYSVERALLFKETEEQLEKQGIKKISLDVEMGKGLQTLRDEADKSIILRILRDTNFNVYQSAKILGVKRESLYYFLRKFGVKRTDDD encoded by the coding sequence ATGGTTTCTATCCTTTTAGTGGAAGATGATACAGCCCTACGAAAGCAGATCTGCTTTTCGCTGGAAAGCGCCTTTAGCATAGTAGAGGCCGGAAATCAAAAGGAGGCCATCGACGCGCTGAAAAACAATAAAATCGATGTTGTTATCCTTGACCTGGGATTGCCGCCACATGAAGGTACACCGGATGAAGGGTTAAAAGTTCTCAATCACATACTTAGTAAATACACGTGCAAGGTGATCATACTCACCGGACAGAGGACGGAAGGTATTGCCCTTGAAGCTATTAAATCAGGAGCCTTCGACTACCTCTTGAAACCTGCCAACATGGAGAAAATTCACTACTCTGTCGAAAGGGCTCTGCTCTTTAAGGAAACGGAAGAGCAACTTGAAAAGCAGGGTATTAAAAAGATTTCATTAGATGTGGAGATGGGAAAAGGTCTCCAGACGTTACGGGATGAGGCAGACAAGAGCATTATTTTGAGGATACTGAGGGATACAAACTTCAATGTTTACCAATCAGCGAAAATCCTGGGCGTAAAAAGAGAAAGCCTCTATTATTTCTTGAGAAAGTTTGGCGTTAAAAGAACCGATGACGATTGA
- a CDS encoding tetratricopeptide repeat protein, which yields MSLITDLLSKVKQHESKRDVPPILKDAVVQSTAERRTRKKLTLALVIVLVFVAVGFGAVYLIEYLKEPSAVTRMSVRTAPAVQPSPQITAPSQQPQSEVRTFAATSVDQKVTETAVTPEQKRDSLTHSRGKKIITKKYAQGINPKTAGKLREMKQHKATSGMDRQEQEEGVEKISGQDKDAYLYGARTYEMQGKYRQALSYYKKVLTVEPNNYVVMNNISGMLIYLSSYEEAIRYAQKALNIKKDYVSPLINMGISYGHLGKYSESESYFRRALTVEPSNSLALLNLGLLYEKQSIFDKANQHYMKLTDAGDAQGYLGLARIAEKQKKVTDAIYFYRMVISTDTVDPQIVNTANERLLQLTK from the coding sequence ATGAGTCTCATTACGGACTTACTTTCTAAAGTCAAGCAGCATGAATCTAAAAGGGATGTTCCGCCGATCCTGAAAGATGCCGTAGTTCAATCAACGGCAGAGAGGCGAACCAGAAAAAAGCTGACGCTTGCTCTTGTTATTGTGCTTGTATTTGTTGCTGTGGGATTTGGAGCAGTCTACCTTATCGAGTACCTGAAAGAACCATCAGCAGTTACACGTATGTCCGTGAGGACCGCGCCAGCCGTTCAGCCGTCTCCACAGATAACGGCGCCATCGCAACAGCCTCAGTCTGAAGTCAGGACATTTGCAGCAACCTCCGTGGATCAAAAGGTAACGGAAACTGCAGTTACGCCTGAACAGAAAAGAGATTCTTTAACGCATTCTCGTGGAAAAAAAATCATAACAAAAAAATATGCCCAAGGGATTAACCCGAAGACGGCAGGCAAATTGAGGGAAATGAAACAGCATAAGGCAACATCCGGTATGGATAGACAAGAACAGGAAGAGGGAGTCGAAAAAATATCCGGACAGGACAAAGATGCTTATCTTTATGGCGCAAGGACTTATGAAATGCAGGGGAAATATCGCCAAGCCCTCTCATACTATAAAAAAGTACTCACGGTGGAACCGAATAATTATGTCGTTATGAATAATATTTCCGGTATGCTCATTTATTTAAGTTCATATGAGGAAGCCATACGGTATGCCCAAAAGGCACTTAATATCAAAAAAGACTATGTTTCTCCTTTGATTAATATGGGCATCAGTTACGGCCACCTTGGCAAATATTCCGAGAGCGAGAGTTATTTCCGAAGGGCCTTAACAGTGGAACCGTCAAACAGCCTTGCTCTGTTGAACCTTGGGCTCCTCTATGAAAAGCAGAGTATCTTCGATAAAGCCAATCAGCACTATATGAAACTTACTGACGCGGGAGATGCTCAGGGTTATTTAGGTCTTGCGCGAATTGCCGAGAAACAAAAAAAAGTTACGGATGCAATTTATTTTTACAGAATGGTTATATCGACGGATACTGTAGATCCTCAAATTGTAAATACGGCAAACGAAAGGTTATTGCAGCTGACGAAGTGA
- a CDS encoding PilZ domain-containing protein → MEKLSDIRPGMSVNLVMHIDIEKEITDVRNATVYDTDGVNSILSQTNPPFTRYHVGEHITVTYLIKKKDNIRRIGFSGKVVNIVNDYNLYSSKTVQAITIIRGSELNIYDLRMHYRVKPRSDNGIHLYVRDAKVNILDISIGGARFCHSNNHPIEPGIMIKMILTLDLHKFSLEAKAVNVWYPSEAERRADIEYVSVHFLKMDKKCSYLLGGKILAIQRDLLSKT, encoded by the coding sequence GTGGAAAAGTTAAGTGATATCAGACCTGGAATGAGTGTCAATCTCGTCATGCATATTGACATCGAAAAGGAAATAACAGATGTCAGAAATGCAACAGTGTACGATACCGACGGTGTTAATAGTATATTGTCTCAGACAAATCCACCATTTACAAGGTATCATGTTGGTGAACACATAACAGTCACCTATCTTATAAAGAAAAAGGATAATATCAGGCGTATTGGTTTTTCTGGTAAAGTGGTGAATATCGTGAATGATTATAATCTCTATTCATCAAAAACAGTCCAGGCCATTACCATAATCCGGGGCAGTGAGCTGAATATATATGATTTAAGAATGCACTACAGGGTGAAACCCAGGTCAGATAATGGTATCCATCTTTATGTGAGAGATGCAAAAGTTAATATCCTAGATATCTCTATTGGCGGCGCTCGTTTTTGCCATTCAAATAATCATCCCATCGAACCGGGAATAATGATCAAAATGATTTTAACCCTTGATTTACACAAGTTTAGTCTTGAAGCAAAAGCAGTAAATGTATGGTATCCTTCTGAAGCCGAAAGGCGGGCTGATATAGAATATGTGTCGGTTCATTTTTTGAAAATGGATAAGAAATGTAGCTATTTACTGGGCGGAAAAATCCTGGCAATTCAGAGAGATCTTCTATCAAAAACGTAA
- a CDS encoding lytic transglycosylase domain-containing protein, which translates to MITQTAPVLIVTICVLFLILFPITVEAFCFEEAGRAHGVSHELLQSIARVESGLNSEAVNINRNGSTDLGLMQINSAWIDVMHLNREELISNPCYNVKVGAGILRQCIDRNGYTWEAVGCYNAKSKGKRVGYSWKIFRELKKEKARKIAKKRESQPESLRSGQSLHFRVRDVEKPIVNGEP; encoded by the coding sequence ATGATTACCCAAACAGCACCGGTACTGATAGTTACAATCTGCGTCCTTTTTCTGATCCTTTTTCCGATTACGGTGGAAGCTTTCTGTTTTGAGGAGGCCGGCAGAGCGCATGGCGTGAGTCATGAGCTTCTCCAATCGATTGCCCGGGTTGAATCCGGCTTGAATTCTGAGGCTGTAAACATCAATAGAAATGGTTCAACAGATTTGGGGCTTATGCAGATAAACTCTGCATGGATTGATGTTATGCACCTGAACAGGGAAGAACTTATTTCCAATCCTTGCTATAATGTTAAGGTCGGCGCCGGTATCCTCAGGCAATGTATCGACAGAAATGGTTATACGTGGGAAGCTGTTGGATGTTACAATGCGAAGAGCAAAGGCAAACGGGTCGGTTATTCATGGAAGATTTTTCGTGAACTGAAGAAAGAAAAGGCACGTAAGATAGCAAAGAAGAGGGAGTCTCAGCCTGAGAGCTTACGCTCAGGTCAATCACTGCATTTCAGGGTGAGAGATGTGGAAAAGCCTATAGTGAATGGAGAACCATGA